A single genomic interval of Staphylococcus hyicus harbors:
- the hprK gene encoding HPr(Ser) kinase/phosphatase, which translates to MLTTKDLVEKFKLNVIAGEKGLERPIMNTDISRPGLEMAGYFSHYASNRIQLLGTTELSFYNLLPLDERKGRMRKLCRPETPAIIITRGHEAPDELIEASRATDTPLMYIDEATTRVMGRFTTFLEHELANSTSLHGVLVDVYGVGVLITGDSGIGKSETALELVKRGHRLVADDNVEIKEINKDQLIGKPPKIIEHLLEIRGLGIINVMTLFGAGSILTQKRIRLNINLETWRQDKLYDRVGLNEETLKIMDTEITKKTIPVRPGRNVAVIIEVAAMNYRLNIMGINTAEEFNERLNAEILKNSQRKGDM; encoded by the coding sequence ATGTTAACAACAAAAGATCTAGTGGAAAAATTCAAATTAAATGTCATTGCTGGAGAAAAAGGGCTTGAACGACCAATTATGAATACGGACATTTCTAGACCAGGTTTAGAAATGGCAGGTTACTTTTCGCATTATGCATCGAATCGTATTCAACTCCTAGGAACTACAGAGTTATCCTTTTACAATCTGTTGCCATTGGATGAACGAAAAGGACGAATGCGCAAGTTATGCCGCCCTGAAACACCTGCTATTATTATTACGAGAGGGCATGAAGCACCTGATGAATTAATAGAAGCATCACGTGCGACAGATACACCACTGATGTACATCGATGAGGCAACAACACGTGTTATGGGGCGATTCACTACATTTTTAGAGCATGAACTTGCAAATTCTACATCTCTGCATGGTGTTCTAGTTGACGTCTATGGTGTAGGTGTATTAATAACTGGTGATTCTGGTATAGGTAAGAGTGAAACAGCATTAGAACTTGTAAAACGTGGGCATCGATTAGTTGCAGATGACAATGTGGAAATTAAAGAAATCAATAAGGATCAATTGATAGGGAAACCACCAAAAATTATTGAACACTTATTAGAAATTAGAGGCTTAGGCATTATTAATGTGATGACACTATTTGGTGCTGGATCAATATTAACGCAAAAACGTATTCGATTAAATATTAATCTAGAAACATGGCGACAAGATAAACTATATGATCGGGTAGGTTTGAATGAAGAAACGTTAAAAATTATGGACACTGAAATAACTAAAAAAACGATACCTGTACGTCCGGGGCGAAATGTGGCAGTTATAATTGAAGTTGCGGCGATGAATTACAGATTGAATATCATGGGTATTAATACTGCCGAAGAATTTAATGAACGCTTAAATGCGGAAATATTAAAAAATAGTCAACGTAAAGGAGATATGTAA
- the uvrA gene encoding excinuclease ABC subunit UvrA produces MKEPSIVVKGARAHNLKNVDIELPKHKLIVMTGLSGSGKSSLAFDTIYAEGQRRYVESLSAYARQFLGQMDKPDVDTIEGLSPAISIDQKTTSKNPRSTVATVTEIYDYIRLLYARIGKPICPHHGVEIESQTVQQMADQILQLEERTKIQLLAPIVNHRKGTHEKLLKDVIKKGYVRVRVDGEIMDITAVPELDKNKNHTIEIVVDRLVVKSGIETRLADSIETVLELSEGRLVVDVIDGEQLEFSEKHACPICGFSIGELEPRMFSFNSPFGACPTCDGLGQKLTVDLDLVVPDKDKSLNEGAILAWEPTSSDYYPTLLKRVCDVYKINMDKPYKKLTERQKNIILYGSGDKEITFTFKSKFGQARKRTMVFEGVVPNIERRYHDSPSEYVREMMQKYMAEQVCETCQGQRLSKEALSVYVAGKNIGEVVTQSIHDALNYYQNIQLSSQEQQIARLILKEIIARLEFLNNVGLGYLTLNRASGTLSGGEAQRIRLATQIGSRLSGVLYVLDEPSIGLHQRDNDRLISTLKDMRDLGNTLIVVEHDEDTMMEADYLVDIGPGAGEHGGSVVANGTPKQVMRNKKSLTGQYLSGKKFIPVPEKRRDLSERKIEIKGARSNNLKNVDVAFPLSVMNVVTGVSGSGKSSLVNEVLYKALAKQINKSKVRPGAHDAIKGVEEIDKIIDIDQSPIGRTPRSNPATYTGVFDDIRDVFASTNEAKVRGYQKGRFSFNVKGGRCEACKGDGIIKIEMHFLPDVYVPCEVCEGKRYNRETLEVTYKGKNIADVLGMTVEDATRFFENIPKIKRKLQTLVDVGLGYITLGQPATTLSGGEAQRVKLASELHKRSTGRSIYILDEPTTGLHVDDISRLLKVLNKIVDNGDTVVIIEHNLDVIKTADHLIDLGPEGGEGGGTILATGTPEEIAATESSYTGKYLKQVLERDKARMEE; encoded by the coding sequence ATGAAAGAACCGTCAATCGTTGTTAAAGGTGCGAGAGCACATAATTTAAAAAATGTAGATATTGAATTACCGAAACATAAGTTAATTGTCATGACAGGGTTGTCTGGTTCTGGTAAATCTTCCCTTGCTTTTGATACGATTTATGCAGAAGGACAACGACGTTATGTGGAATCATTAAGTGCGTATGCGAGACAATTTCTAGGACAAATGGATAAACCAGATGTAGATACGATTGAAGGCCTATCACCAGCCATTTCTATCGACCAAAAGACAACGAGTAAAAATCCGCGTTCGACTGTAGCGACGGTAACAGAAATATATGATTATATCCGACTGCTATACGCACGGATTGGCAAACCTATATGCCCACATCACGGTGTTGAAATCGAATCTCAAACAGTACAACAAATGGCAGATCAAATCCTTCAACTAGAAGAACGGACTAAAATTCAATTACTTGCACCAATCGTTAATCATCGTAAAGGGACGCATGAGAAATTACTTAAGGATGTTATTAAAAAAGGGTATGTTCGTGTACGTGTTGATGGAGAAATCATGGATATCACGGCAGTGCCTGAATTAGATAAAAACAAAAATCATACGATAGAAATTGTAGTCGATCGTTTAGTTGTCAAATCTGGAATTGAAACGCGTTTAGCCGATTCAATCGAAACCGTACTGGAGTTGTCAGAAGGACGTTTAGTTGTAGATGTCATAGATGGCGAACAACTTGAGTTTTCTGAAAAGCATGCGTGTCCAATTTGTGGCTTTTCAATTGGTGAGTTAGAACCACGGATGTTTAGTTTTAATAGTCCATTTGGGGCTTGCCCAACCTGCGACGGGTTAGGACAAAAGTTAACGGTAGACTTAGATTTAGTAGTACCTGATAAAGATAAAAGTTTGAATGAGGGTGCAATTTTAGCTTGGGAACCAACAAGCTCTGATTATTATCCAACCCTATTAAAACGTGTGTGTGATGTATATAAAATTAATATGGACAAACCGTATAAAAAGCTTACTGAACGTCAAAAAAACATTATTTTATATGGTTCTGGTGATAAAGAAATCACGTTTACATTTAAATCCAAATTTGGCCAAGCACGCAAACGTACGATGGTTTTTGAAGGAGTTGTTCCGAATATTGAGCGTCGTTACCACGACTCACCATCAGAATATGTACGTGAAATGATGCAAAAATATATGGCTGAGCAAGTTTGTGAAACGTGTCAAGGCCAACGTTTAAGTAAGGAAGCTTTATCTGTATACGTAGCGGGTAAAAATATTGGTGAAGTTGTAACGCAATCGATTCATGATGCATTGAATTATTATCAAAATATCCAACTTTCTAGTCAAGAGCAACAGATAGCACGATTGATTTTAAAGGAAATTATTGCACGATTAGAGTTTTTAAATAATGTTGGCTTAGGTTATTTAACATTAAATCGAGCCTCTGGTACGCTGTCAGGTGGTGAGGCACAACGTATTCGTTTGGCAACACAAATTGGCTCACGTCTATCAGGGGTATTATATGTCCTTGATGAACCGTCAATTGGTCTACATCAACGTGATAATGATCGTTTAATTTCTACACTAAAGGACATGCGTGATTTAGGTAATACACTTATCGTTGTCGAACATGACGAAGATACAATGATGGAAGCAGATTATCTTGTAGATATTGGTCCGGGTGCTGGGGAACATGGTGGCAGTGTGGTGGCAAATGGCACACCTAAACAAGTCATGCGAAATAAAAAATCATTAACGGGTCAGTATTTGAGTGGTAAAAAATTTATTCCGGTTCCTGAGAAACGACGCGACCTTTCAGAACGTAAAATTGAAATTAAAGGTGCGCGCAGTAATAATTTAAAAAATGTCGATGTCGCCTTTCCATTATCTGTGATGAATGTCGTTACAGGCGTCTCAGGTTCAGGTAAAAGTTCGCTTGTGAATGAAGTACTATATAAGGCATTAGCAAAACAAATTAATAAGTCTAAAGTACGACCTGGTGCGCATGATGCCATTAAAGGTGTCGAGGAAATTGATAAAATTATAGACATTGACCAATCGCCAATTGGACGTACGCCACGTTCCAATCCTGCAACATATACAGGGGTATTTGATGATATACGTGACGTATTTGCCTCAACGAATGAAGCCAAAGTGAGAGGGTATCAAAAAGGGCGTTTCAGTTTTAATGTGAAAGGTGGACGTTGTGAAGCGTGTAAAGGGGACGGCATCATAAAAATCGAAATGCACTTTTTGCCTGATGTCTATGTTCCTTGTGAAGTGTGTGAAGGCAAGCGTTATAACCGCGAAACATTAGAAGTCACGTATAAAGGTAAAAATATTGCTGATGTTTTAGGCATGACCGTAGAAGATGCAACGCGCTTTTTCGAAAATATTCCTAAAATCAAACGTAAATTACAAACATTAGTAGATGTTGGTTTAGGATATATTACCCTCGGTCAACCCGCTACAACATTGTCGGGTGGTGAAGCACAACGTGTGAAGTTAGCGTCAGAATTGCATAAACGTTCAACAGGGCGTTCTATATATATCTTAGATGAACCTACAACTGGACTACATGTAGACGATATCAGTCGTTTACTTAAAGTGTTAAATAAAATTGTAGATAACGGGGATACGGTTGTCATTATTGAACACAATTTGGATGTGATCAAAACTGCCGACCATTTAATCGATTTAGGACCAGAAGGTGGGGAAGGCGGCGGTACAATTTTAGCAACAGGGACACCTGAAGAAATTGCCGCAACTGAATCATCCTACACGGGTAAATATTTAAAACAAGTACTTGAACGTGATAAAGCGCGAATGGAGGAGTAG
- a CDS encoding tetratricopeptide repeat protein codes for MTQHHKIIQLGTDVSLYERLAQQKMLQQDYVRAKKHLDKVLELSPDNFDAKQQLATCFVKLHEPKKAESIYYEAISKGYDIETCFYELSQLNIDLNEPNKAYLFGLRYAFLTDDGDYREELEQMFEVTYMGDAQLELESELFATQIIFQYLFGQGRLLDAREYILNQKEHIKNHRVVRNLLAMCYLYLNENDKAKVMFETLLEEDDSDVHALCHYTLLLYNMNETKQFTHYIKVLNKIIPMNDEQSFKLGIVLSYLKQYEASQQLLLPLHRKGSFQTFQLFHALAFNYYYLGQTSQSEHFWEKLQDFSKANPGVPPWIMDTSETYFNENIAPLLTSDDAHQRLYGVFLLHQLNGKEVLMTKEVWAILEDMGDYEKLYLSYLIQGLQLRKLNFIHNGMKQLYELSETKDESALFLSWINYAESLLETDVDTDNVVAYTAAVSYLYFNMSDQSMVKSQLSKMFNVSEDMLESALAHLLSI; via the coding sequence ATGACACAACATCATAAAATTATTCAGCTCGGTACTGACGTATCGTTGTATGAACGTTTAGCACAACAAAAAATGCTGCAACAAGATTATGTTAGAGCAAAAAAACATCTAGATAAAGTGTTAGAATTGTCACCTGACAATTTTGATGCAAAACAACAACTTGCAACGTGTTTTGTTAAACTACACGAACCTAAAAAAGCAGAGTCTATTTATTACGAAGCGATTAGTAAAGGATATGACATTGAAACATGTTTTTATGAACTGAGTCAACTGAACATCGATTTAAATGAACCCAATAAAGCTTATTTATTTGGGTTACGCTATGCATTTCTGACCGATGATGGCGATTATCGTGAAGAATTGGAACAAATGTTTGAAGTGACATATATGGGCGATGCACAGTTAGAACTAGAAAGTGAACTGTTCGCAACCCAAATCATATTTCAATATTTATTTGGTCAAGGAAGACTTCTTGATGCACGTGAATATATTTTGAATCAAAAAGAACACATTAAAAATCATAGGGTCGTACGAAATCTTTTAGCAATGTGTTATCTGTATCTCAATGAAAATGACAAAGCGAAAGTAATGTTTGAGACGTTGTTAGAAGAAGATGACTCTGATGTACATGCGTTATGTCACTATACGTTACTCTTATATAACATGAATGAAACTAAACAATTTACTCATTATATTAAAGTTTTAAATAAAATTATTCCAATGAATGACGAACAATCCTTTAAATTAGGCATCGTGTTAAGTTATTTGAAACAATATGAAGCTTCTCAACAATTACTGTTACCCCTTCATCGAAAAGGGAGTTTTCAAACATTTCAATTGTTTCATGCGTTGGCGTTTAATTATTATTATTTAGGCCAAACATCTCAAAGTGAACATTTTTGGGAAAAGTTACAAGATTTTTCAAAAGCGAACCCAGGGGTGCCACCTTGGATTATGGATACAAGTGAGACGTATTTTAATGAAAATATTGCACCGTTACTTACGAGTGATGACGCACATCAACGTCTATATGGGGTGTTTTTACTGCATCAACTTAATGGTAAAGAAGTCCTGATGACCAAAGAAGTTTGGGCAATATTAGAAGATATGGGTGATTACGAAAAACTTTACTTATCATATCTAATTCAGGGATTACAATTGAGAAAGTTGAATTTTATCCATAACGGGATGAAGCAATTATATGAACTGTCTGAAACAAAAGATGAGTCTGCATTATTTTTAAGTTGGATTAATTATGCGGAATCTTTACTTGAAACAGATGTGGATACTGATAATGTGGTTGCATATACCGCGGCAGTAAGCTATTTATATTTTAATATGTCTGATCAATCGATGGTGAAATCACAATTAAGTAAAATGTTTAACGTTTCAGAAGATATGCTCGAAAGTGCGTTGGCGCATTTATTGAGCATTTAG
- the lgt gene encoding prolipoprotein diacylglyceryl transferase produces MLLGYIDPIAFSLGPIHVRWYGIIIATAILLGYVIAQKSAQKIGFKEEDLINTILICVVVAILSARLYFVLFNLNYYLMHPIEIPMIWLGGLAIHGGLIGAFITGIYYSRQKNWNPFQLGDIATPSIILAQAIGRWGNFMNHEAHGGPVSRTFLENLHLPQFIIDNMYIDGVYYHPTFLYESLWNVLGFVILISLRKHLRVGETFFLYLTWYSIGRFFVEGLRTDSLMLTETIRVAQLMSIVLIMIGVGMILWRRLKVKPPKYKDVAVLPWPAQRKDMTHGKKS; encoded by the coding sequence ATGTTGTTAGGTTATATCGATCCTATCGCATTTTCACTGGGGCCAATACATGTGCGATGGTATGGCATCATTATCGCAACTGCCATTTTATTAGGGTACGTTATTGCACAAAAAAGCGCTCAAAAGATTGGATTTAAAGAAGAAGATTTAATCAATACGATACTCATTTGTGTTGTGGTTGCTATTTTATCTGCGCGACTCTATTTTGTATTGTTTAACTTAAATTATTATCTTATGCATCCGATAGAAATCCCTATGATATGGTTAGGTGGTTTAGCGATACATGGTGGTTTGATCGGAGCTTTTATTACAGGGATTTATTACTCACGTCAAAAAAATTGGAATCCATTTCAGCTTGGTGACATTGCTACACCGAGTATCATTTTAGCTCAGGCTATTGGGCGTTGGGGCAACTTTATGAATCATGAAGCACATGGCGGTCCAGTGTCTCGTACATTTTTAGAAAATTTACACTTACCGCAATTTATCATTGATAACATGTATATTGATGGTGTATATTATCACCCAACGTTTTTATATGAATCGTTATGGAACGTTTTAGGATTTGTGATACTTATATCGCTCCGTAAACATTTACGCGTTGGCGAAACTTTCTTCTTATATTTAACTTGGTACTCTATTGGTCGATTCTTTGTTGAAGGCTTGCGTACAGATAGCCTCATGTTAACGGAGACGATTCGCGTGGCGCAACTTATGTCTATCGTATTGATTATGATTGGTGTAGGAATGATTTTATGGAGAAGATTGAAAGTGAAACCGCCGAAATACAAGGATGTAGCAGTGTTACCTTGGCCAGCGCAACGAAAGGATATGACACATGGCAAGAAGAGTTAA
- a CDS encoding acyltransferase, with product MARRVKVIATKGKYNPLWYLYRYISFAKLFKNTLIIEFLRYFPFIQLKPMLYRRLLHMKIGNHTAIAFKVVPDLMYPEKIKIGENVTIGYHTTILTHEFLPNVLRVGDVEIGNDTLIGANVTILPGVKIGERVQIGANAVVSKDIPNDTIAIGNPIQIKPL from the coding sequence ATGGCAAGAAGAGTTAAAGTCATTGCTACGAAAGGTAAATATAACCCGTTATGGTATTTATATCGTTATATTTCATTTGCCAAATTATTCAAAAACACGTTGATTATTGAATTTTTACGTTATTTCCCATTTATCCAACTCAAACCTATGCTTTATCGACGCTTATTACATATGAAAATCGGTAATCATACAGCTATTGCTTTTAAAGTCGTTCCCGATTTGATGTATCCTGAGAAAATAAAAATCGGAGAAAATGTAACCATCGGCTATCATACTACGATTTTAACGCATGAATTTCTACCTAATGTATTACGCGTAGGTGATGTTGAGATAGGAAATGACACGCTTATTGGTGCAAATGTGACGATATTACCTGGCGTAAAAATAGGAGAGCGCGTTCAAATTGGCGCTAATGCTGTCGTATCTAAAGATATTCCAAATGATACAATAGCTATAGGTAATCCGATACAAATTAAACCGTTGTGA
- a CDS encoding gluconeogenesis factor YvcK family protein: MKQIKIVLIGGGTGLSVLARGLKKFPIDITCIVTVADDGGSTGKIRHEMDIPAPGDVRNVLAALSDVEPTLEQLFQYRFEEDKISGHSLGNLLIAAMTNITDDFGHAIKELSRILNIKGRVIPSTISSVSLNAVMEDGEIVVGESNIPSKHKKIKRVFLEPANAEPMDEAVEALLEADLIVLGPGSLYTSVISNLCVKGIANAIVESEAKKLYVSNIMTQPGETDGYSVLDHIDAIHQQLGHHVIDFVIANEITFSKEILEKYEQKGARPVYYDANELLKSGIKLVTGKDLAQISENHHVRHCNDVLADMIYDIALEEISTIKFDPNRIKKRRKR, encoded by the coding sequence ATGAAACAAATTAAAATAGTATTAATTGGTGGCGGCACAGGGTTGTCGGTGCTTGCAAGAGGCTTGAAAAAGTTTCCAATAGATATTACATGTATTGTTACTGTCGCTGATGACGGTGGCAGTACAGGAAAAATACGACATGAAATGGATATTCCAGCACCAGGTGATGTGCGAAATGTGCTTGCGGCATTAAGTGATGTCGAACCTACGTTAGAGCAACTTTTTCAATATCGCTTTGAAGAAGATAAAATTAGCGGGCACTCGTTAGGCAACCTCCTTATCGCAGCAATGACCAATATCACCGATGATTTTGGTCATGCGATAAAGGAACTCAGTAGAATATTGAATATAAAAGGGCGTGTGATTCCTTCTACAATATCTAGTGTATCTCTTAACGCTGTGATGGAAGATGGCGAAATTGTTGTAGGGGAGTCAAACATACCAAGTAAACATAAAAAAATTAAGCGTGTTTTTTTAGAACCGGCAAACGCAGAACCTATGGATGAAGCAGTTGAAGCCTTATTAGAAGCAGATTTAATTGTTTTGGGACCAGGATCACTTTATACAAGTGTCATTTCAAATTTATGTGTAAAAGGGATTGCAAATGCGATTGTTGAAAGTGAAGCCAAAAAACTGTACGTGTCTAATATTATGACGCAACCAGGTGAAACAGATGGGTATTCTGTTCTAGATCACATTGACGCCATCCATCAACAGTTAGGTCATCATGTCATCGATTTTGTCATTGCGAACGAAATTACGTTTTCAAAAGAAATTTTGGAAAAGTATGAGCAAAAAGGGGCACGACCTGTCTATTATGATGCAAATGAGCTTTTGAAAAGTGGTATTAAATTAGTGACAGGTAAAGATTTGGCACAAATATCGGAAAATCATCACGTACGTCACTGTAATGATGTATTGGCGGATATGATTTATGATATTGCCCTTGAAGAAATCAGTACGATTAAATTTGACCCTAATCGTATTAAAAAACGACGAAAAAGATAA
- the rapZ gene encoding RNase adapter RapZ translates to MQHEEKNEIVKSELLVITGLSGAGKSVVIQSLEDLGYFCVDNLPPILLPKFVELMEQGNPTLQKVAIGIDLRGREFFKSLVKEIDDILSRKNVITDVLFVDATTEKLISRYKETRRRHPLQDQNNLTLVEAISEERNLLSDIRSMANYNVDTTHLKPKELRSRVYEYFNKSNHPTFTINVQSFGFKHGIQIDADLVFDVRFLPNPYYVKSLRPLTGMDEDVYNYVMKWKETNTFYEKLLDLLLFMIPGYKKEGKSQLVIAIGCTGGQHRSVALAQRLSEDLRQHFDYDIHVHHRDAHIESGDKHETN, encoded by the coding sequence ATGCAACATGAAGAAAAAAATGAAATCGTCAAAAGCGAATTATTAGTGATCACTGGGTTGTCGGGGGCTGGAAAGTCAGTTGTGATACAAAGTTTAGAAGACTTAGGTTATTTTTGTGTCGATAATTTACCACCGATCTTGTTACCAAAATTTGTAGAATTGATGGAACAAGGAAATCCGACATTACAAAAGGTGGCTATTGGCATTGACTTAAGAGGACGCGAATTTTTTAAATCGCTAGTTAAAGAAATTGATGATATTTTAAGTCGTAAAAATGTTATTACGGATGTACTATTTGTAGACGCAACGACTGAAAAATTAATATCACGCTATAAAGAAACAAGACGTCGACACCCATTACAAGATCAAAATAATTTAACGTTAGTAGAAGCAATTAGTGAGGAACGTAATTTATTATCGGATATTCGAAGTATGGCAAATTATAACGTCGATACGACACATTTAAAGCCGAAAGAATTGCGTTCACGTGTATATGAATACTTCAATAAATCGAATCATCCAACGTTTACTATTAATGTACAAAGTTTTGGATTTAAGCATGGGATACAAATCGATGCTGACTTAGTGTTTGACGTTCGTTTTTTACCTAATCCATATTATGTGAAATCATTGCGACCTTTAACAGGCATGGATGAAGACGTCTATAATTACGTTATGAAGTGGAAAGAAACAAACACATTTTATGAAAAGTTATTAGATTTATTACTGTTTATGATTCCAGGGTATAAAAAAGAAGGGAAGTCACAACTTGTTATTGCAATTGGATGTACAGGTGGACAACACCGTTCCGTTGCATTAGCACAACGTCTATCGGAAGATTTAAGGCAACACTTTGATTATGATATTCATGTGCATCATAGAGACGCACATATTGAAAGTGGCGATAAGCATGAAACAAATTAA
- the trxB gene encoding thioredoxin-disulfide reductase, with amino-acid sequence MSEQKRYDVAIIGAGPAGMTASVYASRANLDTVMIERGMPGGQMANTEEVENFPGFEMISGPDLSAKMFEHAKKFGAEYKYGDIKGIEDKGNYKVIDLGSSQVEATAVIIATGAEYKKIGVPGESELGGRGVSYCAVCDGAFFKNKNVYVIGGGDSAVEEGTFLTKFADKVTIVHRRDKLRAQKILQDRAFKNEKIDFIWNHTLKSVNEKDGKVGSLTLVSTEDGSEQTVDADGLFIYIGMKPLTQPFDNLGITNEAGYIVANPDMSTAVEGIYVAGDVREKGLRQIVTATSDGSIAAQSVQEYIEELKDKAEA; translated from the coding sequence ATGTCAGAACAAAAAAGATATGATGTTGCGATTATCGGAGCGGGTCCAGCAGGTATGACAGCATCAGTGTATGCCTCACGTGCGAATTTAGATACAGTAATGATTGAGCGTGGTATGCCAGGTGGTCAAATGGCAAATACTGAAGAGGTTGAAAACTTCCCAGGATTTGAAATGATTTCAGGACCGGATTTATCTGCTAAAATGTTTGAACATGCCAAAAAATTTGGTGCCGAGTATAAATACGGTGACATTAAAGGCATTGAAGATAAAGGCAATTATAAAGTGATTGATTTAGGCTCTAGTCAAGTTGAAGCGACTGCCGTGATTATAGCGACGGGTGCGGAATATAAAAAAATTGGTGTGCCAGGTGAATCGGAGCTTGGTGGTAGAGGCGTAAGTTACTGTGCTGTGTGTGACGGTGCATTCTTTAAAAATAAAAATGTTTATGTCATTGGTGGCGGAGATTCGGCAGTTGAAGAAGGGACATTTTTAACAAAGTTTGCGGATAAAGTTACTATCGTGCATCGTCGTGATAAATTACGTGCACAAAAAATTCTGCAAGACCGTGCGTTTAAAAATGAAAAAATCGACTTTATTTGGAACCATACTTTAAAATCTGTAAACGAAAAAGATGGCAAGGTGGGTTCACTTACACTTGTATCGACTGAAGATGGGTCTGAACAAACAGTGGATGCTGATGGATTATTTATTTATATCGGTATGAAGCCATTAACACAACCATTCGACAACTTAGGTATTACAAATGAGGCAGGTTACATTGTCGCCAATCCAGATATGAGTACTGCAGTGGAAGGGATTTATGTTGCGGGTGACGTGAGAGAGAAAGGCTTACGACAAATTGTTACGGCAACAAGTGATGGCAGTATTGCAGCACAAAGTGTTCAAGAATATATTGAAGAACTTAAAGATAAAGCAGAAGCTTAA